A region from the Sutcliffiella horikoshii genome encodes:
- a CDS encoding ABC transporter substrate-binding protein: protein MKGIGRIWLLSLMALMLIVSAACSNESGGSNSDNNDEDSVTLTIGSWRTEDSANYQKVIEAFNEKHPEIKVEFKPSKNTEYNTILNTSLQAGEGPDIIHLRPYAPGLELAKAGYVEPIDGLNGLDTFPEETLQASRGEDGKQYGVPLNLSTTQVFYNKAIFKEHGLEEPKTWDEFIAINEKLKSEGVTPLAFGTKEGWLLSLAHGIFGPAHWGGNDFVEKISKGETDFTSPEFVKSIQVMEDLKEYFPNNSEGLGMEDIRTLFFTGQAAMFPLGSWEIEVLREMNPDLELGFFPMPSAVGGEPTLTTWVDGSFGINANSEHKEEAKKFLEFLTTEEFGELFTTNFKMISAIPGVQSDNELVNDLSKAVSDYSTPYMMLVYFAGGNPSSKVTIETELQGMYIGEQDVDGVVKTLQENTEAWFEPFQ, encoded by the coding sequence GTGAAGGGTATAGGGAGAATTTGGTTATTGAGTTTAATGGCGCTAATGCTAATCGTTTCCGCAGCATGCTCCAACGAATCTGGAGGATCAAACAGCGACAACAATGACGAAGACAGTGTCACACTGACCATCGGAAGCTGGAGAACAGAGGATTCAGCGAACTATCAAAAAGTAATTGAGGCATTTAACGAAAAACACCCAGAAATCAAAGTGGAATTCAAACCGTCCAAAAATACGGAATATAACACAATCCTAAATACTTCTCTGCAAGCAGGAGAAGGTCCAGACATCATTCACCTTCGTCCATACGCACCAGGTCTTGAATTGGCAAAAGCAGGCTATGTAGAGCCAATTGATGGCTTAAACGGATTGGATACATTCCCGGAGGAAACTTTGCAGGCATCCAGAGGGGAAGATGGCAAGCAATATGGTGTTCCTTTGAACTTAAGTACAACACAAGTATTTTACAATAAAGCAATTTTTAAAGAGCATGGGCTAGAAGAGCCGAAAACGTGGGATGAGTTTATTGCCATTAATGAAAAGTTAAAGTCTGAAGGCGTTACACCACTTGCGTTCGGAACGAAAGAAGGTTGGTTGTTATCCCTTGCACACGGAATTTTTGGCCCTGCACATTGGGGTGGAAATGATTTTGTTGAAAAAATCTCGAAAGGGGAGACAGATTTTACAAGCCCTGAATTCGTGAAATCCATTCAAGTGATGGAAGATCTGAAAGAATATTTCCCTAACAACTCAGAGGGACTTGGCATGGAAGATATTCGTACACTTTTCTTCACAGGTCAAGCAGCAATGTTCCCTCTTGGCAGCTGGGAAATCGAAGTATTACGTGAGATGAATCCAGACTTAGAACTTGGTTTTTTCCCAATGCCATCAGCAGTTGGCGGAGAGCCTACCCTTACAACATGGGTGGATGGATCATTCGGAATTAACGCAAACTCTGAGCACAAGGAAGAAGCAAAAAAATTCCTGGAATTCTTAACAACAGAAGAGTTTGGTGAACTGTTCACGACAAACTTCAAGATGATCAGCGCCATTCCAGGTGTTCAATCTGACAACGAATTAGTGAACGACCTTAGCAAAGCAGTAAGCGACTATTCTACACCATATATGATGCTTGTTTACTTTGCAGGCGGTAACCCATCCTCCAAAGTTACCATTGAAACGGAGCTGCAAGGAATGTATATCGGTGAACAAGACGTAGACGGAGTCGTTAAAACACTACAAGAAAACACAGAGGCTTGGTTTGAGCCATTTCAATAA
- a CDS encoding serine hydrolase domain-containing protein, with translation MYENYLDSLIENKELPGAVLYVSKNKQIQCHKAVGRFIAADEQNYPVKENTLFDVASLTKVVATLPASLLLLSRGDLHLEKQVQHYLPEFRHKKVKVEDLLTHRSGLPPDLPYVARDGQRDVMDGIYRTELRQDPGISVAYSDLGMILLGKIIEKTAGQPLDTFTNEHIFTPWGLHNTGYKLPPNMKAFSSSTEKFGAHYIQGEVHDEKALHLGGVSGSAGLFSTAKDIAKFAEHFLYPEEQDVIPPALMRMATLHKQSNRGLGFEVWNVEGDPLSCGQSWPKGSFGHTGFTGTSVWIDPQNELIVAFLTNAVHYGRSTNIRTIRKTLHSMIYSSIQGENS, from the coding sequence ATGTATGAAAATTATCTTGATAGCTTAATAGAAAACAAGGAGCTGCCGGGAGCGGTCCTTTATGTGAGCAAGAACAAGCAAATTCAGTGTCACAAAGCTGTCGGTAGATTTATTGCGGCAGATGAGCAGAACTATCCCGTAAAGGAGAATACTTTATTTGATGTTGCCTCCCTGACCAAAGTGGTGGCGACTCTTCCTGCAAGTCTATTGTTGTTGAGCAGAGGAGACTTGCACCTTGAAAAGCAAGTGCAGCATTACTTGCCTGAATTCAGACATAAAAAAGTGAAGGTGGAGGACCTGCTCACTCACCGTTCCGGGTTGCCCCCAGACCTTCCGTATGTAGCAAGGGATGGGCAGAGGGATGTGATGGATGGAATCTATCGGACGGAGCTTCGGCAGGATCCGGGGATATCCGTTGCTTATAGTGATCTGGGCATGATTTTATTAGGAAAAATCATTGAAAAAACTGCTGGTCAGCCGCTGGATACCTTTACGAACGAACATATTTTTACACCTTGGGGATTACATAATACTGGCTATAAACTCCCTCCAAATATGAAAGCGTTTTCTTCATCAACAGAAAAATTCGGAGCGCATTACATACAAGGAGAAGTGCATGATGAAAAAGCTTTACATCTAGGAGGAGTGAGCGGCAGTGCCGGGTTATTTTCCACTGCCAAAGATATTGCCAAGTTCGCTGAACATTTCTTATATCCAGAGGAACAAGATGTTATACCACCAGCTCTGATGCGAATGGCAACGCTCCATAAGCAATCGAATCGAGGATTAGGATTTGAGGTGTGGAACGTGGAAGGGGACCCGTTGTCATGCGGACAAAGCTGGCCTAAAGGCTCATTCGGCCATACAGGGTTCACCGGCACCAGTGTCTGGATCGACCCACAGAATGAACTGATCGTGGCATTCCTTACTAATGCGGTCCATTACGGCAGGTCTACCAACATAAGAACCATCAGAAAAACATTGCACTCAATGATTTACTCCTCCATTCAAGGGGAGAATTCATAA
- a CDS encoding MurR/RpiR family transcriptional regulator yields the protein MNRELIFIQESLHTFKPSERKVAEFILEKPADVINISIQKLAENTQVSEATIIRLSRSLQCKGFKELKLKIAYDLAKAKAEKNLEGYEDIPRDDSVSSMIHSVSQNNIQAIHNTVGVLDEAELEKAIELISKARIVAVYGIGASGLIAMDFKQKLTRINRWCEAAYDKDTQVTIAANLSEADVAFGISYSGHTKDIIESLEVAKENGASVITLTRSGENPTSAIADVKLNTTSLERNVRSGATSSRIAQLNVIDILFFGVMKLDQERNIKALDKTRKAVEASKRHV from the coding sequence ATGAATAGAGAATTAATTTTTATCCAGGAAAGTTTGCATACATTCAAACCTTCAGAACGAAAAGTAGCAGAATTTATTTTGGAAAAACCTGCAGACGTGATAAACATATCCATTCAAAAGCTTGCTGAAAATACACAGGTCAGCGAAGCAACCATCATCCGATTATCCCGTTCGCTCCAATGCAAAGGGTTTAAAGAACTAAAATTAAAAATTGCCTATGATTTGGCAAAGGCGAAAGCGGAAAAGAATCTAGAAGGTTATGAGGATATTCCAAGAGATGATTCGGTATCTTCGATGATTCACTCAGTTTCTCAAAACAATATTCAGGCAATCCATAACACGGTGGGAGTGTTGGATGAAGCGGAGTTAGAGAAAGCCATTGAGCTGATTTCAAAAGCAAGAATCGTTGCTGTCTATGGGATCGGAGCATCCGGCCTTATTGCCATGGACTTTAAACAGAAGCTAACCCGCATTAACAGGTGGTGTGAAGCGGCTTATGATAAAGACACCCAAGTAACCATTGCTGCCAATCTATCGGAAGCCGATGTAGCATTTGGCATTTCCTATAGCGGCCATACGAAAGATATCATTGAATCGCTCGAAGTAGCAAAAGAAAACGGGGCTTCTGTCATTACACTGACAAGATCAGGAGAAAATCCGACTTCGGCAATTGCGGATGTGAAATTGAACACCACAAGCTTAGAGAGAAATGTACGAAGCGGTGCCACGAGCTCCAGAATTGCCCAGTTGAATGTCATCGATATATTATTTTTCGGAGTGATGAAACTAGACCAAGAACGGAATATCAAAGCGTTGGATAAAACGCGTAAAGCAGTGGAGGCGTCCAAGCGGCATGTATGA
- a CDS encoding DUF1761 domain-containing protein, whose protein sequence is MMDWFELNVVAILIGALLYAVYGGIYYTIMLGKKKDTQFKQTEGPLKYVVSIMIAFVSSFIVAFFVQAAGAEGTLSGLIVGLFIGIIITLVYLKNTLFGLVTKKAFYIAVGDHLIIFALLGMVHGFINGM, encoded by the coding sequence ATGATGGATTGGTTCGAATTGAATGTTGTTGCAATACTTATAGGTGCTCTTCTGTATGCAGTTTATGGAGGAATCTATTACACGATCATGCTTGGAAAAAAGAAAGACACGCAATTCAAACAGACAGAAGGGCCGCTAAAATATGTTGTGTCAATAATGATTGCATTTGTCAGCTCTTTTATAGTAGCATTTTTCGTACAGGCAGCAGGAGCAGAAGGCACCCTGAGCGGTCTGATAGTCGGATTATTTATAGGAATAATCATTACTCTAGTCTATTTAAAAAATACATTGTTTGGACTGGTAACTAAAAAAGCATTCTATATTGCTGTAGGAGACCATCTCATCATATTTGCATTGCTAGGTATGGTTCATGGATTCATCAATGGCATGTAA
- a CDS encoding AraC family transcriptional regulator, which yields MHTSEQEKLINKVEEYIEDNLESPLSLEKLASISTYSPFHFQRIFKAQVGETPAIYVKRLRMEKAAHLLIYEHSIPITQIAFICGFTSLSYFTTSFHTYFQCSPTNWREGAYLKRFPREYADNSKKSKQLRNMEQEQQINKGYNKYQWLNLEKVNIMEFPVCTTVKKQNVGPYTQGIPDVWETVYHWGKARDLITDNTFMFGVPKNNPYITPAQMSRYDCHLSVEGLMDDSLVTFQFKGGKHVVYEFDEPVDYVERNKLIECYSELYSFWLPKSGYKYLDNPMELITLKPKKGSLEVDVKVKAIALAIEPK from the coding sequence ATGCATACTTCCGAACAAGAGAAACTGATAAATAAAGTCGAGGAATATATAGAAGATAACCTAGAGAGCCCACTTAGCCTTGAAAAGCTAGCCTCCATTTCTACTTACTCTCCCTTTCATTTTCAACGCATTTTTAAAGCACAGGTAGGGGAAACTCCAGCTATTTATGTGAAACGCCTTCGCATGGAAAAAGCTGCGCATCTATTAATATATGAACATAGCATCCCCATTACGCAAATTGCGTTCATTTGTGGCTTTACTTCACTTTCTTACTTTACAACTTCCTTTCATACATATTTTCAATGCAGTCCCACTAATTGGAGAGAAGGTGCCTATCTAAAGAGATTTCCACGAGAATATGCTGATAATAGCAAGAAATCTAAACAGCTTCGCAATATGGAGCAAGAACAGCAAATCAACAAGGGATATAATAAGTACCAGTGGCTCAATCTTGAAAAAGTGAATATCATGGAATTTCCAGTGTGCACAACTGTGAAAAAGCAAAATGTCGGTCCATACACACAAGGGATACCGGATGTTTGGGAGACGGTGTACCATTGGGGAAAAGCTCGAGATCTTATTACGGACAACACGTTCATGTTTGGGGTGCCTAAAAATAATCCATATATAACACCAGCGCAAATGAGCAGATATGATTGTCACCTATCTGTGGAAGGGTTGATGGACGATTCTCTAGTGACCTTTCAGTTTAAAGGGGGGAAGCATGTAGTCTATGAGTTCGATGAGCCTGTAGATTATGTTGAAAGGAATAAGCTAATAGAGTGCTACTCGGAGCTGTACAGCTTTTGGCTTCCTAAAAGCGGATATAAATACTTGGATAACCCAATGGAGCTAATAACCTTAAAACCTAAAAAAGGTAGCTTGGAAGTAGATGTTAAAGTGAAGGCTATTGCATTAGCGATTGAGCCGAAATAA
- a CDS encoding helix-turn-helix domain-containing protein — protein sequence MKHIGNQLKNARTRQEIEIDQLAMLTGLPADTIAAIEAGTLDVQVSTLHKLSEVLRCSFAVGDMSI from the coding sequence GTGAAACATATCGGAAATCAACTAAAGAATGCAAGAACAAGACAAGAGATAGAAATTGATCAACTTGCCATGCTAACGGGACTGCCGGCAGACACCATCGCTGCCATTGAAGCTGGTACCTTGGATGTGCAGGTATCCACCTTACATAAACTCTCTGAAGTATTACGATGCTCTTTCGCTGTAGGAGATATGTCCATATAA
- the deoC gene encoding deoxyribose-phosphate aldolase, which yields MIDHTLLKPESTKEQVVKLCEEAKEYNFATVCVNPYWVSTAAQELKGSNVGITTVVGFPLGATNSFVKVSETRDAIASGATEIDMVMNIGALKSGDFETVKKDIEAVVLAAKGHAPVKVIIETGLLETEEKKKACILAKMAGADFVKTSTGFGPGCATAEDIKLMREAVGPDMGVKASACVRDLDTARKLVQAGATRIGASSGIAIVTGGKGTGY from the coding sequence ATGATTGACCATACGCTGCTAAAGCCGGAAAGCACAAAAGAGCAGGTCGTCAAGCTTTGTGAGGAAGCGAAAGAATACAATTTCGCCACAGTATGTGTTAATCCTTACTGGGTTTCCACAGCTGCTCAAGAGCTGAAGGGTTCCAATGTAGGAATTACGACTGTAGTCGGCTTCCCTCTTGGTGCTACCAACAGTTTTGTAAAAGTTTCTGAGACACGCGATGCGATTGCAAGTGGTGCGACGGAAATTGACATGGTCATGAACATCGGTGCCCTTAAATCCGGCGACTTTGAAACCGTCAAAAAAGACATCGAAGCGGTCGTGCTTGCTGCTAAAGGTCATGCACCAGTTAAGGTCATCATCGAAACAGGTCTTTTGGAAACAGAAGAAAAGAAGAAAGCTTGTATTCTGGCAAAAATGGCCGGAGCAGATTTCGTCAAAACTTCTACAGGCTTTGGACCTGGCTGTGCAACTGCAGAAGACATCAAGCTTATGCGTGAAGCAGTTGGCCCTGATATGGGCGTTAAAGCGTCTGCATGCGTACGTGACCTTGATACGGCAAGAAAACTGGTTCAAGCAGGTGCCACAAGAATTGGTGCTAGCTCCGGAATCGCCATCGTTACAGGCGGAAAAGGGACTGGATATTAA
- a CDS encoding EutN/CcmL family microcompartment protein, with translation MKLAKVVGNVVSTIKTPSHQNKKLMVVIPVDAAGKECGDAMIAFDRFHAGAGDYVLILEEGGAARDILGDPKGSFDAVIAGIVDRLI, from the coding sequence ATGAAACTAGCCAAAGTCGTTGGAAATGTCGTTTCGACGATCAAAACACCAAGTCATCAAAATAAAAAGCTCATGGTCGTCATACCCGTAGATGCTGCAGGCAAGGAATGTGGTGATGCCATGATAGCCTTCGACCGCTTTCACGCAGGAGCAGGCGACTATGTGCTGATACTAGAAGAAGGTGGAGCGGCAAGAGATATATTAGGAGATCCAAAGGGTTCTTTTGATGCCGTCATTGCCGGAATTGTCGACCGATTAATATAA